The stretch of DNA GAATTACTCAATCTAAGACTGCTCATCTTCGACCAATTCGGAATAAATGTCATCATCAATAGGTAGATGTTCATTTACCAGCTCTTCTATTTCCTCAAGTGCATTTTCACAATCGATGAGTATTTCGCTCAGAGTTGGTTGTTCCCGCTGTTTTTGTACAAACTCCGGTGTCTCAACTGGCTTTTCTTCTAATTCTTTTCCGGAATACTTGTCACTTGTCGGTCGGAATTCTAATGCGGAGTCTGGCTTGTGAATATAATCACCTCTTCGATCCTTTACCTTATGTAGCGCGTCGAAGTGATTTGTAGACGGGTCCAATTTGTTGAGTATATCCATCCATTGTTTGTGACTCATCCGCAGATCTTTTTCATTATTATCCCATTCATGAGGAGGACCTTCGGGAAACTCTCCGCGTGCCTCTTCCTTTACGTGATCAACTAATTCGTGATCTATTTGCCAACCCCATCTGAGAAATTGAAAAGCAACCCCCTCAAAGTAAGTTAGTGTGAGTGAATAGACTTCGACCAATCTAGCCGCGGTCTGAGCTTTGGAAGTAGTGGTCGTGGACTCTGAGACATGAGTTGAAAGATCGTTTTGAATTTCTTCATTAATCTCGGTTGCTCTCTGCTTGAGCTTGTCATAATAATACATCATCGCGGCATTTCGGAGCTTTAGGTTTTGCTCCGAAGGCTGTTTTCTATTAGTCATATCTGTTCCTGCTCTAAAATATTATTCAACATTATAATTATTTTGCTTATTTCACCCCAAACCATACACCACGAAATTTCGGAAGCAACTCAACTTTTAATACTATCGAATGATAGGACAAAGTAGGAATATACTATATCAAACAGTATTGCGTTGCTGTTGTTTTGATATAGAGTTCCTTGGCGCAACGCTGGACAAATGATGTCCATACTCAAGCGACGGAGCAGCGAACCGTCGTCCAGCCTAGCCAAGGGTGTAGCGAAAGAGAAAGAGATCGCTCAGAACCTGCGGTATCAATACCCGACTGCCACCGTTAAGCGGACATCCCAAACTCGGGATGGTGGCAAAGATATCATTGTAAAAAAGGGAGGAGAGACAACTTACATTGAGGTGAAAAACTGGGATCGGCCGATGAGTCTCTACGATCTTCAGAATTATATCAAACTCAGTAAGAACACTACAGCGGGTGTGGAAGTCCACAACCGTGGCGGGTTCTCAAAGCGTGCACAGAGTGCTGCAAATAGAGCTGATGTTGATCTAACGTCGGAAGAATCCTACAACTCTCCGGACCTAGAACAGCGTCTTCGTCGGTGTTGTGTTCGGTACGGAACCAAAACAAGAGTCCGAGGTAGAGTTGCTAATGAGTATGCCGTCGATAAGCTCACTGACGCCGCTAAATCAAGTGTGCGACTGGTTATGCGCGGAGGAAAACTAGTTGCAGACGCGGCTGTTAGGACGAGTAAGTGGATCGCATCAAGGCTGTCACTGAAAAATCTCGCCCTTCTCGGGATTTTTGCGCCCCCGTTCTGGCTACTCTGCCGGTATCTGAATGGAGACTACGAACACTGGGATCTTGTGAAAGCAGTCGGGATATTTTCAATATCAATTATAATATACGATCTCCTTTCAGATTAATCACTCCAAGTTCAAATCAGGCGATTGTCGTCCGATACGTCATCTGTGGTCTGTTGCCGGGGATTCGAAGATTGGACCGTCGCTGCCCGGTCAACTAGCTCGTCTGGATTATGCTTCTTTTCAACGTCGGTCCCACGATCCCATGTGTCGTCACCATCTGGTCCGACTCTTTGATATCCCCCACCCTCTCCGGGAAGTTCAGACGGTCGCCCGTACCGTATTATACGGAGAGTTCGAAGTAGGTCGAGTCGTTGTATCTCTGTCATCGTCACCTCAGCGCCTTGTTGTAGCTCTTCTCCGAGGCGAAGGGTGGCTCCAACTCCGTCTACTTCGTGTGTGGCTTCAATATCGAGCGTTAATAGACGCTCCTTGTTCTCCTCATGGCCGAGTTTGAACTCATAGTTTTCACCGTGTTCCCACCGGAATGTCTCAAGGTCGATATACTGTCCCTGTCCGGGAACACGACCATGTTGAACATGTTCGAGTGATGAGAGAAGAGAGACAAACGTACGAATCTGATCCCCGACAAGGCAGATGTACCCTCCTTCCCATCCGCCTCCTCCGAAGTGTAGGTCTATCGCATACTCGCCGTCCTTCGTCTTGAAGTCCTGAACGCTCAGTCGGACATAGCCATACTTCGGTTCCCACCGGCCGTGGTCTTGGCCAGTCACGTACGGTGCGGCAGAGTGGCCGGTCAGGAGGTATGCGCGGGAGGTTGATGCGTTTCTGGATTGCTCTTTCAACGAGTTGCGGGGCTCGTCCGATTGGGATATGTTGAGTTCAGCAATATCGTGGATGACTGCATCAGTCTCTCGGGGATCGTAGTCCCAGACGACATCTTTACCTGCGTCATCAGTTAGCGGGTCTCGCCACTCCGACAACACAAAGGGGTAAGTCACATCACTGCCGTTCGGAATCCGTACGTCGCCATAACCGGTCTTGTGAAACCCCGTTCCGTGTTCGAACCCGTCGTGTTCAAGTTTGAGCGGGCCAGCATCACGGACCTTCGTCACCCGTCCATCTTCATCGACTAGGATAACGCCGACTGACGCCAGATTCTCATGCTTCGTGACGAGGTTGATGGATCGCTCCTGAAGTGCTTCCGGGACAGCGAGATAGAGTCTAGAGAAGGAAGCCGTTTCAAGACACTCCGTGAGCTGGTTGATGACTCTGTTAGATGAAAATGAGCCACGACCCTTCGCCTCTATACCAACGATTGCACCAGAGTCTGTTTCGAGAATCTTTGTAGGGTCCCAGTGCTCTTCGAACGATACGAGGTCTAGTGGGCGATCAAATCGCTCCGACTCCATAACATTTGGAATGGAGCCTTCCGGTATTCCGCCGAACTCCTCCCAGACCGAATGACGAACCCACGGTTCTTCTTCGCGATTGAACACAGGCTTGTTATCACGAGCTAGTGGAGACGGTTCTCGGACAATCTCAGGCTCGCCGATCTCACCGGGTCTGAGCGCCATCCGGGGGCTCCGAAGATATCCCCCCTGTAACGGGAGCGGCATCTGTATAAGCCCGATAGCCTCTGGCAATACGGACCGGGAGATATCGCTAACCCCTGTTTCAATTGAGATTGGCTCCAGTGAGCGTTCAGTTCGCTCTTCGATGTGACGGCGGATGTACGATAGAACAGAATGGCGGCCATCCGAAAATTCGTAAGAGAGAATTTCACGATCTACGTTCGCCTTGATCTGCTGAAGTACCTCGTCGGTAGTGAATCGTCCTTCCTGTACGCCCGCCCGCAGTTTTCGGCTCGCTTGGCTGATGACCGGTATTAGGGGCTCTACGTCGTTTGCGTCGATTTTCTTTGCAACCGCTCCTACGGACGGGGATGCGAAGTAGACTGCATCGAAGTACCCGCTATCGACGTAGCGCCAGAGTTGCTCGGAAAGTTGTGCGCCCCAAGAAAGCCCGCTCCCTGCCTTTAGTTCAATTCCGATATAACGGCCGTCGGGCGTCTCGCAAGCGAGATCAATACGACCGTTCCCCGTGTCAACCTCACTATCGACTCGCCAGCCTCGGTCGGTCTCTAACCAGTGCCAAAGCTGCTCCGTGACAAGTGGTTCGACGAAGTGTACCATAATGCCAGTCGTCACATGGTGGGCCCCTAAATGTAACAGTACAGTTGAAATTCGGTCATAGTGCAGACTTTGTGCGGTGACTAGGGGCTTCTCATTTTCAGGCGGTGGAGAACCTGCGCGATCTATTCCGCGGAGAATGGTCAGTGGGATCTACCGACAGTGTCTGGGTGGTAGAGAAATTCCACAACACCCATCCAGACGCTTTCTACGAACGTAACCTCGTCAGTTGTGACTATCAGCTGACTCGATGGGAACTACCGACTATACACTGTGTATTCAGCAGAACCCGTTGAATGTGTCTCCAGCAGAGAATTTTAGCAGAGCCATATTAGACACACAGCACAAAGCAATCTACTCATCATCGGCTATAAATCGGCTGTGGACCCATTCA from Haloplanus salinus encodes:
- a CDS encoding restriction endonuclease; amino-acid sequence: MSILKRRSSEPSSSLAKGVAKEKEIAQNLRYQYPTATVKRTSQTRDGGKDIIVKKGGETTYIEVKNWDRPMSLYDLQNYIKLSKNTTAGVEVHNRGGFSKRAQSAANRADVDLTSEESYNSPDLEQRLRRCCVRYGTKTRVRGRVANEYAVDKLTDAAKSSVRLVMRGGKLVADAAVRTSKWIASRLSLKNLALLGIFAPPFWLLCRYLNGDYEHWDLVKAVGIFSISIIIYDLLSD